The genomic stretch GCCATCGTAAATGCAATATCCCGTTTCTCCTATCCTTTAGCCTAGCTGAAATGTATGCCCTCTTGGTTAAACGCGTACAGCAACTTCAAAAAGTCACCTTCGTCACATAACCTTGCCCGCTTATCCGCCAACTGCGTATCATCCTCAAGCACCTTCCTCACTTTCTCCCTCACCAGCTCACTAACCCTACCCTTCCTCTTCCTATTTACTCCATTCTTACTCTTGCTCTTCTCCGCCTGCAACTGCTTGAAGAAGTCAGGCAACTCATCATCTGGGTCATCTGGATCCGAGAAGCCATTGAACTCGTCATCCACCTCCATAGTCTCCGGCTCCACCATCTCACTCGGATCAAGCGGCGTATCGTCAACCGGGATATCATTCTGCGCGCAAAACAACCGGTAGTTACTCGCCAGGAGTTCCAACACAGCCGCCGTACCCAAAAACGACGCACGAAGCGTCCTGTTCTTACGCACAAAGCAGATGCGTAACAAGCCATCCCACTCTTCATATGCTATCTGCGGCCTTGGATTCTTGGGCTCGATGCGCACGACGTTCGATTCGACCTGAGGAGGCGGATTGAAGTTGTTACGACCGACTTTCATGACGTGGCTGACTTTGGACCACATCTGCACGTTTACAGAGAGTCTGGAGTAGAGTTTTTCGCCGGGGCGTGCGAAGAGGCGCATGGCGAATTCGCGCTGGAACATGAGTATGCAGCAGCGCGGGGGGTGTTGCAGAGCGAGGAGCTTGAAGACCAGAGGCGAACTGATTTGGTACGGCGTATTGCTTATGCAGACGTCGAAGCGTGGGAGTTCGGCTTTTATCACGTCGCCTAGGCGGATTGTGAGACGCTTTTCTTCTGGGCTGCCTTGCACTCGCTTTGTGAGTTCGGCCGCCATTCGAGGGTCCATTTCCACGGCTGTGACTTGCTTCGCTGCTTTGAGGATCAATACTGTCAAGTTGCCGGTTCCTGGTCCGACTTCAAGGACGTGGTCGCTTTGCTTGAGGTGCGCTTTTTGCACAATGGCGGTTGCGACACCAGGGTTTTTAAGGATATGTTGACCGAGGTCTTTGTCCATCTTGAAGATTGAGTGTGCGGCTGAGGCTTTGGCAGACGTCGGGCGTGCGTAAGGCGAGGCATCTTTATCGGCGCCTTTGGTGCGCTTTTGCTTTGCTTTTGGCATCGTGCGAGGATGGGGAGCTTATGGGCTCTGGTGTAGTAAAGTCAGGAGTCCGGATGGGTGTCAGGAGAGAAGGCTATTTTCGGAGAAGTTTGAATGGGCTGGATACGCAATTGTTGTGGCGTGCGAAGGTGTTGTGAAGTTGCGCCTGGTTCGCGCAGGCTGTAGGATGTGGGGAATAattttttggtgttgcgGATTTATCGCGGGGACATGTGAGCTCGCGACTTCGCGTCCAGCGCTACTGTAAATGACGTCCTTGCGACCTTCATCATACATCCTCCTTCACCGTTCGATTTCTTCCAGTTTGCTGTATGGGCCGACCACTTGTTAATATTTCTCTTCATAGTTTGCTTTTGTCGCTCAGTCGTTCTTTTTTGGATGTTACATATCCTCGTTTCTCCCTGATACATTTGCCATCGACAACGCGTTCCCATTCCACACTGAACAGTAGGAGCAAACGCCCGCACCGTCACCGCCCTCATACAACCACATCATGCTCCACTGCCCCTGATCCCTCAGTTACCGCGCAATTGTACCAGAACATTACCTCGTCGTGC from Pyrenophora tritici-repentis strain M4 chromosome 1, whole genome shotgun sequence encodes the following:
- a CDS encoding KsgA, Dimethyladenosine transferase (rRNA methylation); the encoded protein is MPKAKQKRTKGADKDASPYARPTSAKASAAHSIFKMDKDLGQHILKNPGVATAIVQKAHLKQSDHVLEVGPGTGNLTVLILKAAKQVTAVEMDPRMAAELTKRVQGSPEEKRLTIRLGDVIKAELPRFDVCISNTPYQISSPLVFKLLALQHPPRCCILMFQREFAMRLFARPGEKLYSRLSVNVQMWSKVSHVMKVGRNNFNPPPQVESNVVRIEPKNPRPQIAYEEWDGLLRICFVRKNRTLRASFLGTAAVLELLASNYRLFCAQNDIPVDDTPLDPSEMVEPETMEVDDEFNGFSDPDDPDDELPDFFKQK